A stretch of Cupriavidus necator DNA encodes these proteins:
- a CDS encoding GNAT family N-acetyltransferase: MPRDVRIRAAGIADIQAISEVLQQCGLSVENVRPAACLCHVAEFGEIVAGCACGEIFDQTFVVRTVGVLPDFRERRIATHLVAALLMRARANGCTKAVLLTTEHPAFFARYGFSLTSVDELPTELELSREFQRRFGAWTHCMCRRLD; the protein is encoded by the coding sequence ATGCCAAGGGACGTCCGTATCCGAGCCGCTGGAATTGCCGATATTCAAGCTATTTCGGAAGTGCTGCAGCAATGTGGGTTGTCAGTTGAAAATGTGAGGCCGGCCGCATGTCTGTGCCATGTCGCTGAATTCGGGGAAATCGTAGCTGGTTGTGCCTGCGGGGAGATATTCGACCAGACCTTTGTCGTCAGGACCGTTGGCGTGCTTCCCGATTTTCGGGAGCGAAGAATTGCGACCCATCTGGTTGCGGCCCTGTTGATGCGCGCCCGTGCTAACGGTTGCACCAAGGCCGTCCTGCTGACGACGGAGCATCCGGCCTTTTTTGCGCGCTATGGCTTCTCGCTGACATCCGTGGACGAGTTGCCGACCGAACTGGAATTGTCCAGGGAATTTCAACGCCGCTTCGGCGCCTGGACGCACTGCATGTGCCGCCGCCTGGACTGA
- a CDS encoding amino acid ABC transporter permease, protein MDYQFDFSFLSTGWRDLLDGVWLTLRMSVATIVFGFVLGTALAVVRTQGPAWARRCVTVYVDVIRNTPLVIQAFWLFFGLAAVQVRVPAMAAAVVALVVNVSAYTTEIVRAGIESVPRGQLEAASCLGLSRWQMLRLVVLPQAVERMYPALISQFVLMMLATSIMSQISAEELTAVGYRIQSETFRGFEIYLVIALVYLLLSWLLRLSMAGIGALAFTRRRRLQTPL, encoded by the coding sequence ATGGACTACCAGTTTGATTTCAGTTTCCTGTCCACGGGCTGGCGGGACTTGCTCGACGGCGTGTGGCTGACCTTGCGCATGTCGGTCGCCACCATCGTGTTCGGCTTCGTGCTGGGCACGGCGCTGGCCGTGGTGCGCACGCAAGGCCCCGCGTGGGCGCGCCGCTGCGTCACGGTGTATGTGGACGTGATTCGCAATACGCCGCTGGTGATCCAGGCCTTCTGGCTCTTCTTCGGGCTGGCGGCGGTGCAGGTGCGGGTGCCGGCCATGGCGGCGGCAGTGGTGGCGCTGGTCGTGAACGTGTCGGCCTATACCACCGAAATCGTGCGCGCCGGCATCGAGTCGGTGCCGCGCGGCCAGCTCGAGGCCGCTTCCTGCCTGGGGCTGTCGCGCTGGCAGATGCTGCGCCTGGTGGTGTTGCCGCAAGCGGTGGAGCGCATGTATCCGGCGCTGATCAGCCAGTTCGTGCTGATGATGCTGGCCACTTCGATCATGTCGCAGATCTCGGCCGAGGAACTCACAGCGGTGGGCTACCGCATCCAGTCGGAGACCTTCCGCGGCTTCGAGATCTACCTGGTGATCGCGCTCGTCTACCTGCTGCTGTCCTGGCTGCTGCGCCTGTCGATGGCAGGCATCGGCGCCCTGGCCTTTACGCGCCGCCGGCGCCTGCAAACCCCTCTCTGA
- a CDS encoding amino acid ABC transporter ATP-binding protein produces the protein MDEVVRFDKVSKSFGQVEILKGVSFSVRRGEVVALIGRSGSGKSTALRCINGLERVSGGALHVCGHAMHEDAVDLGALRKEVGIVFQSYNLFPHLTVAENVMLAPRKVKGMGRKEAGELARHVLRQVGMEERADYYPEQLSGGQQQRVAIARSLAMQPRLMLFDEVTSALDPELTGEVLRVIEKLAEDGMTMVLVTHEMSFARSVADQIMFMHQGIVWECGSGRLLDEPATPELRQFVSNGL, from the coding sequence GTGGACGAAGTGGTCCGCTTCGACAAGGTAAGCAAGTCCTTCGGACAAGTGGAAATCCTCAAGGGCGTGAGCTTCTCGGTGCGCCGCGGCGAGGTGGTGGCCCTGATCGGCCGCAGCGGCTCGGGCAAGAGCACGGCCCTGCGCTGCATCAACGGGCTGGAGCGCGTGAGCGGCGGGGCCCTGCATGTGTGCGGCCATGCCATGCACGAAGACGCCGTTGACCTGGGCGCGCTGCGCAAGGAAGTCGGCATCGTGTTCCAGAGCTACAACCTGTTCCCGCACCTGACCGTGGCCGAGAACGTCATGCTGGCACCGCGCAAGGTCAAGGGCATGGGGCGCAAGGAAGCGGGCGAACTGGCCCGCCACGTGCTGCGGCAAGTCGGCATGGAAGAGCGCGCCGACTACTACCCGGAACAGCTCTCCGGCGGCCAGCAGCAGCGCGTCGCCATCGCGCGCTCGCTGGCCATGCAGCCGCGCCTGATGCTGTTCGACGAAGTCACTTCCGCGCTCGATCCCGAGCTTACCGGCGAGGTGCTGCGGGTCATTGAAAAACTGGCCGAAGACGGCATGACCATGGTGCTGGTCACGCACGAGATGTCGTTCGCGCGCTCGGTGGCGGACCAGATCATGTTCATGCACCAGGGCATCGTCTGGGAATGCGGCAGTGGCAGGCTGCTTGACGAACCTGCCACGCCGGAACTGCGCCAGTTCGTCAGCAACGGCCTGTAA
- a CDS encoding class II aldolase/adducin family protein, with product MSFALQPARAAGAPIRPVSAEEQRVRVDLAAAYRLAAREGWDDLIYTHISATVPGESDHFLINPFGFAFDEIRASDLVKINGRGEVVGATVHPVNVTGFALHAAVHAARADAMCVMHLHNTAGIAVSAQAAGLLPLSQHAMRFHGRMAYHDYEGLAFTPAEGARLTASLGGHPAMLLRNHGTLTVGRTVAEAYVLMATLIKACEVQIAAQAGGALVQPGAAVADKTSEQLYDNGAVEGVMEWPALLRKLDRIDPSYRD from the coding sequence ATGTCTTTTGCCTTGCAGCCCGCGCGTGCCGCGGGTGCCCCCATCCGGCCCGTTTCCGCCGAAGAACAGCGTGTGCGCGTCGACCTGGCCGCCGCCTACCGCCTGGCCGCGCGCGAGGGCTGGGATGACCTGATCTACACCCATATCTCCGCCACGGTGCCGGGCGAGTCCGACCACTTCCTGATCAACCCCTTCGGCTTTGCCTTCGACGAGATCCGCGCCAGCGACCTGGTCAAGATCAACGGCCGCGGCGAGGTCGTCGGCGCGACCGTGCATCCGGTCAATGTGACCGGCTTTGCGCTGCACGCCGCGGTGCATGCGGCGCGCGCCGACGCGATGTGCGTGATGCACCTGCATAACACCGCCGGCATTGCCGTATCGGCGCAGGCCGCCGGGCTGCTGCCGCTGTCGCAGCACGCGATGCGCTTCCACGGCCGCATGGCCTACCACGACTACGAAGGCCTGGCCTTCACCCCGGCCGAAGGCGCGCGGCTGACCGCATCGCTGGGTGGGCATCCCGCCATGCTGTTGCGCAACCACGGCACGCTGACGGTGGGCCGCACCGTGGCCGAGGCCTATGTGCTGATGGCGACGCTGATCAAGGCCTGCGAGGTCCAGATTGCCGCACAGGCGGGCGGTGCGCTGGTGCAGCCAGGCGCGGCCGTGGCGGACAAGACCTCGGAGCAACTCTACGACAACGGCGCCGTCGAAGGCGTGATGGAGTGGCCCGCGCTGCTGCGCAAACTGGATAGAATCGATCCTTCATACCGGGACTGA
- a CDS encoding amino acid ABC transporter permease: MHGISFDQVLFILRGAGWTLLLAGMGFAGGALVGVPLALARSRGGRVLRTLTGAYVQLVQGVPLPVIMFVVYFGISVGGFELPALVAAGIAMTAYSSAYLGEIWKGCIQAVPRTQWEAAECLALTPLQRAVYVILPQAARIAIAPTVSFLVQIVKNSSYAVVIGFFDLTYSARVVNNSTFKPFLVFTIAAALYFAICYPLSSLSYRLERRFNKARA, from the coding sequence ATGCACGGAATTTCTTTCGATCAAGTGTTGTTCATCCTGCGCGGCGCAGGCTGGACCTTGCTGCTGGCAGGCATGGGCTTTGCCGGCGGCGCGCTGGTGGGCGTACCGCTGGCGCTGGCGCGCAGCCGCGGCGGGCGCGTGCTGCGCACGCTCACGGGCGCCTACGTGCAGCTGGTACAGGGCGTGCCGCTGCCGGTGATCATGTTCGTGGTGTATTTCGGCATCAGCGTGGGCGGCTTCGAGCTGCCGGCGCTGGTCGCCGCGGGGATCGCGATGACGGCGTATTCCAGCGCCTACCTCGGCGAGATCTGGAAGGGCTGCATCCAGGCCGTGCCGCGCACGCAGTGGGAGGCCGCCGAATGCCTGGCGCTCACGCCGCTGCAGCGGGCGGTGTACGTGATCCTGCCGCAGGCCGCCCGCATTGCCATTGCGCCCACGGTGAGCTTCCTGGTGCAGATCGTGAAGAACTCGTCGTACGCGGTGGTGATCGGCTTCTTCGACCTGACCTATTCGGCGCGGGTGGTCAACAACTCCACCTTCAAGCCCTTTCTGGTGTTCACCATCGCCGCGGCGCTGTATTTCGCCATCTGCTATCCGCTCTCATCGCTCTCGTACCGCCTGGAGCGCCGCTTCAACAAGGCACGCGCCTGA
- a CDS encoding GntR family transcriptional regulator, which translates to MTTRDRNRVAPLAASLEAEEASRHAPIYALIHQVLRKAMLDGTLEQGTVLLEGPVAEILRATRSPVRQALRELEAEGLVSRFDGRGYVAGPAGTEPRRVPLDAAMLGVDSAPDVARKTLGWEVIYDEVERNLVHLSVFGRYRVNEVELARYFNVGRTVVRDVLLRLESLGILEKDERQRWVIIPLDAQRIHDLYELRSLVEPAALRGAIVHADAAELAAMMEDLHKVQRVYPKVSRTAMDKLEHDLHVRLLSLCPNKELLGSLQRTRCILTLSKHVLGASAPMPQEDPFLSEHMAVLQAAAAGAPRKAAELLREHLELSCAKVTQRAGLVRETFALPTVSYIA; encoded by the coding sequence ATGACGACACGAGACCGAAATCGCGTCGCCCCCCTTGCTGCCAGCCTGGAAGCGGAGGAAGCCAGCCGCCATGCGCCGATCTACGCGTTGATCCACCAGGTGCTGCGCAAGGCGATGCTGGACGGGACGCTGGAGCAGGGCACCGTGCTGCTGGAAGGGCCGGTCGCGGAGATTCTGCGCGCCACCCGGTCGCCGGTGCGGCAGGCCTTGCGCGAGCTGGAGGCCGAAGGCCTGGTCAGCCGCTTCGACGGGCGCGGCTATGTCGCCGGCCCGGCCGGCACCGAGCCCAGGCGTGTGCCGCTGGACGCGGCCATGCTGGGCGTGGACAGCGCGCCGGACGTGGCACGCAAGACGCTGGGCTGGGAGGTCATCTACGACGAGGTGGAGCGCAACCTGGTCCACCTGTCGGTGTTCGGGCGCTACCGTGTCAACGAAGTCGAGCTGGCGCGCTATTTCAACGTGGGGCGCACCGTGGTGCGCGATGTGCTGCTGCGCCTGGAAAGCCTGGGCATCCTGGAGAAGGACGAGCGCCAGCGCTGGGTCATCATCCCGCTGGATGCGCAGCGCATCCACGATCTCTACGAGCTGCGCTCACTGGTGGAGCCGGCCGCGCTGCGCGGCGCCATCGTCCATGCGGACGCGGCCGAGCTGGCTGCCATGATGGAAGACCTGCACAAGGTGCAGCGTGTCTACCCGAAGGTGTCGCGCACCGCCATGGACAAGCTGGAGCATGACCTGCACGTGCGCCTGCTGTCGCTGTGCCCGAACAAGGAGCTGCTGGGCAGCCTGCAGCGCACGCGCTGCATCCTGACCCTGAGCAAGCATGTACTGGGAGCGTCGGCGCCGATGCCGCAGGAAGATCCCTTCCTCTCCGAGCACATGGCCGTGCTGCAGGCCGCCGCCGCAGGCGCGCCGCGCAAGGCCGCTGAGCTGTTGCGGGAACACCTGGAGCTGTCGTGCGCGAAGGTCACGCAGCGGGCCGGGCTGGTGCGCGAAACGTTCGCGCTGCCGACGGTGTCCTACATCGCCTGA
- a CDS encoding transporter substrate-binding domain-containing protein — translation MNYRRYLFAPLAALLLAGTSAASADTLDTIKQRKKILVAVDISAPPYGMLDTQARQSGSDIETARLLAKDLGVDLEIVPVTGPNRVPFLLTRKADVVLASFSVTDARKKVIDFSEPYGVIPVVVGGPTKAQVKSFADLSGKTVAVTRGTTSDQELSRGAKAVAAVNIVRYEDDATTNTAVSTGQQDYLAAAISVIPEVRRSNPSRDLEIKFVMQTFPYAIGLRKGDTALKDWLDGWVRTNLKNGRINDIYKRYFGLSLPAEMLK, via the coding sequence ATGAACTATCGCCGCTATCTCTTTGCCCCACTCGCCGCCCTGCTGCTGGCCGGCACCTCCGCCGCCTCGGCCGACACGCTCGACACCATCAAGCAGCGCAAGAAGATCCTGGTGGCGGTCGATATCAGCGCGCCTCCCTACGGCATGCTGGATACACAAGCCAGGCAGAGCGGCTCCGACATCGAGACCGCGCGCCTGCTCGCCAAGGACCTGGGCGTCGACCTTGAGATCGTTCCGGTCACGGGCCCCAACCGCGTGCCCTTCCTCCTCACCCGCAAGGCGGACGTGGTGCTGGCCTCCTTTTCCGTGACGGACGCGCGCAAGAAGGTCATCGATTTCTCCGAGCCGTATGGCGTGATCCCCGTGGTGGTGGGCGGCCCGACCAAGGCCCAGGTCAAGTCCTTCGCCGACCTGTCGGGCAAGACCGTCGCGGTCACGCGCGGCACCACCAGCGACCAGGAACTGAGCCGGGGCGCCAAGGCCGTGGCAGCGGTGAATATCGTGCGCTACGAGGATGACGCGACCACCAATACCGCGGTCTCCACCGGCCAGCAGGACTACCTGGCCGCGGCCATCAGCGTGATTCCGGAGGTCAGGCGCAGCAATCCGTCGCGCGACCTGGAAATCAAGTTCGTGATGCAGACCTTTCCCTATGCGATCGGCCTGCGCAAGGGCGATACCGCCCTCAAGGACTGGCTCGACGGCTGGGTCAGGACCAACCTGAAGAACGGCAGGATCAACGACATCTACAAGCGCTATTTCGGCCTGTCGCTGCCGGCCGAGATGCTGAAATAA
- the galU gene encoding UTP--glucose-1-phosphate uridylyltransferase GalU encodes MENRVTKAVFPVAGLGTRFLPATKASPKEMLPVVDKPLIQYAVEEAMAAGITEMIFVTGRSKRAIEDHFDKAFELEVELEAKNKQALLDVVRSIKPANVECFYVRQPEALGLGHAVLCAAKLVGDTPFAVMLADDLIDGNPPVMKQMVDTFNHYNCSVLGVEEITPEQSRSYGVIDGREWDADVIKVSGIIEKPAPEDAPSNLGVVGRYILTPRIFEHLRDLKPGAGGELQLTDAIQSLLGQEQVLAYRYQGRRYDCGSKLGYLKATVEFALKHPEVGTEFSAYLESREHLTGIGS; translated from the coding sequence ATGGAAAATCGCGTCACCAAGGCTGTGTTCCCGGTTGCGGGCCTGGGCACTCGCTTCCTGCCGGCCACCAAGGCCAGCCCCAAGGAAATGCTTCCGGTGGTGGACAAGCCGCTGATCCAGTACGCCGTGGAAGAAGCCATGGCCGCCGGCATTACCGAGATGATCTTTGTCACCGGCCGCTCCAAGCGCGCCATCGAGGACCATTTCGACAAGGCCTTCGAGCTGGAAGTGGAGCTTGAGGCCAAGAACAAGCAGGCGCTGCTGGACGTGGTGCGCTCGATCAAGCCCGCCAACGTGGAATGCTTCTACGTGCGCCAGCCCGAAGCGCTGGGCCTGGGGCATGCGGTGCTGTGCGCGGCCAAGCTGGTCGGCGACACGCCGTTCGCAGTGATGCTGGCCGATGACCTGATCGACGGCAACCCGCCGGTGATGAAGCAGATGGTGGATACCTTCAACCACTACAACTGCTCGGTGCTGGGGGTCGAGGAGATCACGCCGGAGCAAAGCCGCTCCTACGGCGTGATCGACGGCCGCGAATGGGATGCGGACGTGATCAAGGTCTCCGGCATCATCGAGAAGCCGGCGCCGGAAGACGCGCCGTCCAACCTGGGCGTGGTCGGCCGCTACATCCTGACCCCGCGCATCTTCGAACACCTGCGTGACCTGAAGCCGGGCGCCGGCGGCGAGCTGCAGCTGACCGACGCGATCCAGTCGCTGCTGGGCCAGGAGCAGGTGCTGGCCTACCGCTACCAGGGCCGCCGCTATGACTGCGGCAGCAAGCTGGGCTACCTGAAGGCAACCGTTGAATTTGCCTTGAAGCACCCGGAAGTCGGGACTGAATTCAGCGCCTACCTGGAATCGCGCGAGCACCTGACCGGCATCGGCAGCTGA
- a CDS encoding NUDIX domain-containing protein, with translation MQYRFCPQCGAPLEVLPLSGRERHACVQQECGFVHWNNPLPVLAAVVEYQDKLLLARNAAWPETMFALVTGFLERDEPPELGVARELKEETNLDTESVSLIGVYEFMRKNELIIAYHVKATGTVALSEELADYKLVAPEDVRVWSAGTGFAVADWLAARGYPVRFFDRQTGADIPDPRRPHDFSLVGGSLQYRW, from the coding sequence ATGCAATACCGATTCTGCCCGCAGTGCGGCGCGCCGCTTGAGGTGCTGCCGCTGTCCGGGCGCGAACGCCACGCCTGCGTGCAGCAGGAATGCGGCTTCGTGCACTGGAACAACCCGCTGCCGGTGCTGGCGGCGGTGGTGGAGTACCAGGACAAGCTGCTGCTGGCGCGCAATGCCGCCTGGCCGGAGACCATGTTCGCGCTGGTGACGGGCTTCCTGGAGCGTGACGAGCCGCCCGAGCTGGGCGTGGCGCGCGAACTGAAGGAAGAGACCAACCTCGATACCGAGTCGGTGTCGCTGATCGGCGTCTACGAGTTCATGCGCAAGAACGAGCTGATCATTGCCTACCACGTCAAGGCGACCGGCACCGTGGCGCTGTCCGAGGAACTGGCCGACTACAAGCTGGTGGCGCCGGAGGACGTGCGCGTCTGGTCGGCTGGCACCGGCTTCGCGGTTGCCGACTGGCTGGCCGCGCGCGGCTATCCGGTGCGCTTCTTCGACCGCCAGACCGGCGCCGACATTCCGGACCCGCGCCGCCCGCACGACTTCAGCCTGGTCGGGGGTTCGCTACAATACCGTTGGTGA
- a CDS encoding UxaA family hydrolase, whose protein sequence is MNAPANPGKAAQLHAALRVIRLHPEDDVVIARDQLVAGTTLDEEDVTVLGLVPPGHKVATRAIGAGEAVRRYGQIIGFASQDIRPGQHVHTHNLAMGDFTRDYAYGADARAPEPVPAPATFAGIVRADGRVATRNYIGILTSVNCSATVARAIADHFRRDIHPEALAAYPNVDGVVALTHGVGCAVDPQGEGLALLQRTLGGYACHPNFASVLVIGLGCETNQISALLATQGLAHDDRLQTFTIQDSGGTTRTIARGIAMIQEMLPAANAVQRQPVPASHLVVGLQCGGSDGYSGISANPVLGAAVDLLVRHGGTAILSETPEIYGAEHLLTRRAQTPEIGRKLVARIRWWEDYCARHGASMDNNPSAGNKAGGLTTVLEKSLGGIAKGGSANLAEVYEYAQPVRARGLVFMDTPGYDPISATGQVAGGANLICFTTGRGSAYGCAPSPSVKLATNTALWQRQSDDMDLNCGAVLDGSATIGGLGEELFRLMLDTASGKRSRSELHGYGQNEFVPWQLSAIT, encoded by the coding sequence ATGAACGCACCTGCCAACCCCGGCAAGGCAGCACAGCTGCACGCCGCCTTGCGCGTGATCCGGCTGCACCCGGAAGACGACGTCGTCATTGCCCGCGACCAGCTCGTGGCAGGCACCACGCTCGACGAAGAAGACGTGACTGTGCTCGGCCTGGTCCCGCCCGGCCACAAGGTGGCAACGCGCGCCATCGGCGCCGGCGAGGCGGTGCGCCGCTACGGGCAGATCATCGGCTTCGCCAGCCAGGACATCCGCCCCGGCCAGCACGTGCACACCCACAACCTGGCCATGGGCGACTTCACGCGCGACTATGCCTATGGCGCCGATGCGCGCGCGCCGGAGCCGGTGCCGGCGCCGGCCACCTTCGCGGGCATCGTGCGGGCCGATGGCCGCGTGGCCACGCGCAACTACATCGGCATCCTGACCTCGGTGAACTGCTCGGCCACGGTGGCGCGCGCCATTGCCGACCACTTCCGCCGCGACATCCATCCCGAGGCGCTGGCCGCCTATCCCAACGTCGACGGCGTGGTGGCGCTCACGCACGGCGTCGGTTGCGCGGTGGACCCGCAGGGGGAAGGGCTGGCGCTGCTGCAGCGCACGCTGGGCGGCTATGCCTGCCATCCCAACTTCGCCAGCGTGCTGGTGATCGGGCTGGGCTGCGAGACCAACCAGATTTCGGCGCTGCTTGCCACCCAGGGGCTGGCCCACGACGACCGCCTGCAGACCTTCACCATCCAGGACAGCGGCGGCACCACCAGGACCATCGCACGCGGCATTGCCATGATCCAGGAGATGCTGCCCGCCGCGAATGCCGTGCAGCGCCAGCCGGTGCCTGCCAGCCACCTGGTGGTGGGCCTGCAGTGCGGCGGCTCCGACGGCTACTCGGGCATCTCGGCGAACCCGGTGCTGGGCGCGGCGGTAGACCTGCTGGTGCGCCACGGCGGCACTGCCATCCTCTCCGAGACGCCCGAGATCTACGGCGCCGAGCACCTGCTCACGCGCCGCGCACAGACACCGGAAATCGGCCGCAAGCTGGTGGCGCGCATCCGCTGGTGGGAGGACTATTGCGCGCGCCACGGTGCCAGCATGGACAACAACCCGTCGGCAGGCAACAAGGCGGGCGGGCTGACCACCGTGCTGGAAAAATCCCTGGGCGGCATCGCCAAGGGCGGCTCGGCCAACCTGGCCGAGGTCTATGAGTACGCGCAGCCGGTGCGCGCGCGCGGCCTGGTGTTCATGGACACGCCGGGCTACGACCCCATCTCCGCGACCGGCCAGGTCGCGGGGGGTGCCAACCTGATCTGCTTCACCACGGGGCGCGGCTCGGCCTACGGCTGTGCGCCCTCGCCCTCGGTCAAGCTGGCGACCAATACCGCGCTGTGGCAACGCCAGTCCGATGACATGGACCTGAACTGCGGCGCCGTGCTGGACGGCAGCGCCACCATTGGCGGGCTCGGTGAGGAACTGTTCCGGCTGATGCTGGACACCGCCTCCGGCAAACGTTCACGCAGCGAGCTGCACGGCTACGGGCAGAACGAGTTCGTACCCTGGCAGCTGAGCGCGATCACCTGA
- a CDS encoding threonine aldolase family protein: protein MQHFASDNYAGFCPESLKYFLEANASGHEQAYGDDSWTQKVCDRIRDLFQTDCEVFFVFNGTAANSLALSALCQSYHSVICHELAHIETDECGGPEFFSNGSKLLTAPGADGKLTPDAVEALVTRRSDIHYPKPKVVSLTQSTEVGTVYSVEEVRAIAAIAKRRQLRVHMDGARFANAVASLGVHPSEITWRAGVDVLCFGGTKNGLPVGEAVVFFDRRLAEDFAYRVKQAGQLASKMRFISAPWLGLLENDVWLANARHANAMAQLLQQRISDIPGVRIMFPTQSNAVFAELPLPAIEALRARGWRFYTFIGAGGCRFMCSWDLQPQTVEALAADMRAACGA from the coding sequence ATGCAGCACTTCGCCTCTGACAACTACGCCGGCTTCTGCCCGGAATCGCTCAAGTATTTCCTGGAAGCCAACGCCAGCGGCCATGAGCAGGCCTACGGCGACGATTCCTGGACGCAGAAGGTCTGCGACCGTATCCGCGACCTGTTCCAGACCGACTGCGAAGTGTTCTTCGTGTTCAACGGCACGGCGGCCAACTCGCTGGCGCTGTCGGCGCTGTGCCAGTCGTACCACTCGGTGATCTGCCACGAGCTGGCGCATATCGAGACCGATGAATGCGGCGGCCCGGAGTTCTTCTCCAACGGCTCCAAGCTGCTGACCGCGCCCGGCGCTGACGGCAAGCTCACGCCTGACGCGGTCGAGGCGCTGGTCACGCGCCGCTCCGATATCCATTACCCCAAGCCCAAGGTGGTGTCGCTGACGCAGTCGACCGAAGTCGGCACCGTCTACAGCGTGGAAGAGGTGCGCGCGATCGCTGCCATCGCCAAGCGCCGCCAGCTGCGCGTGCATATGGATGGCGCGCGCTTTGCCAATGCGGTGGCGTCGCTGGGCGTGCATCCGTCCGAGATTACCTGGCGCGCCGGCGTCGACGTGCTGTGCTTCGGCGGCACCAAGAACGGCCTGCCGGTGGGCGAAGCGGTGGTGTTTTTCGACCGCCGCCTGGCCGAGGACTTTGCCTACCGCGTCAAGCAGGCCGGGCAGCTGGCGTCGAAGATGCGCTTTATCTCCGCGCCGTGGCTGGGTTTGCTCGAGAACGACGTATGGCTCGCCAACGCGCGCCATGCCAATGCGATGGCGCAGCTGCTGCAGCAGCGCATCAGCGATATTCCGGGCGTTCGCATCATGTTCCCGACGCAGTCCAACGCCGTGTTCGCCGAGCTGCCGCTGCCCGCGATCGAGGCGCTGCGCGCCAGGGGCTGGCGCTTCTATACCTTTATCGGCGCCGGCGGCTGCCGTTTCATGTGTTCATGGGACCTGCAGCCGCAGACGGTCGAGGCGCTGGCCGCCGACATGCGGGCGGCTTGCGGCGCCTGA
- a CDS encoding 4-oxalocrotonate tautomerase: MPTFHVEMFEGRTIEQKRKFVEEVTRVSCETLGCSASAVDIIITDIKRENWATGGELWADKK, translated from the coding sequence ATGCCGACTTTCCACGTCGAAATGTTTGAAGGCCGTACCATCGAGCAGAAGCGCAAGTTTGTCGAGGAAGTGACGCGCGTCAGCTGCGAGACCCTGGGCTGCTCGGCCTCGGCCGTCGACATCATCATCACCGACATCAAGCGCGAGAACTGGGCCACCGGCGGCGAGCTGTGGGCCGACAAGAAGTAA
- a CDS encoding sulfurtransferase TusA family protein, with the protein MEFQKEVDARGLNCPLPILRTKKALADMASGDVLKVLATDPGATRDFQAFAKQTGNELLSHSEVDKVFVFYMRRR; encoded by the coding sequence ATGGAGTTCCAGAAAGAAGTGGATGCGCGCGGCCTGAACTGCCCGCTGCCGATCCTGCGCACCAAGAAGGCCCTGGCCGACATGGCCAGCGGCGATGTGCTCAAGGTGCTGGCCACCGATCCCGGCGCCACGCGCGATTTCCAGGCCTTTGCCAAGCAGACCGGCAATGAGCTGCTGTCGCACTCGGAAGTGGACAAGGTGTTTGTGTTCTACATGCGCCGCCGCTGA